From a region of the Candidatus Rhabdochlamydia porcellionis genome:
- the tolB gene encoding Tol-Pal system protein TolB codes for MLSKIHTYFISVYFFLTLFSSTACAEKIEEEIRVHLPTTSQLQPIYLGKIFFQEAVFDVHYLNQLEAILCYDLDYNGSTKVCQRTSDKEQLLRNKDLKATFQIQNWQSFGIPFILKCCVNQKQLTLYLFNVSKSCLKTFGPILLSGNLSQDRKKIHKLADVLHKNLFSIEGIANTKILFSQKTPRKESGKWISEIWECDWDGANACQITTEKTYCISPVLLPKAESSSKEGFFFVSYKTGQPKIYFQSSKIDKAKRVSHLRGNQLLPAVSTQRDKIAFISDASGRVDLFLQAFSPETGKIEKPVQIYSHPHAVQASPTFNPDGSKIAFASNKDGGTRIFVIPVTSDKKRPHAVMITKKNRENSCPSWSPDGTKLAYSAKTNGIRQIWIYDFEKNEEWQLTSGPGNKENPFWAPNSNHIVFNSTQDCNSEIYVVNLNQPQAIKISRGLGKKHYPTWGL; via the coding sequence ATGCTCTCTAAAATCCATACTTATTTTATCAGCGTCTATTTTTTTCTTACTCTTTTTTCCTCTACAGCTTGCGCGGAGAAAATAGAAGAGGAAATTAGAGTCCATTTGCCAACTACAAGTCAGTTACAACCGATTTACTTGGGCAAAATCTTTTTTCAAGAAGCGGTTTTTGATGTCCATTATTTAAATCAATTAGAAGCTATTCTTTGCTACGATCTAGATTATAATGGATCTACAAAGGTCTGTCAGAGAACGTCTGATAAAGAACAACTACTCCGCAATAAAGATCTAAAAGCTACTTTTCAAATCCAAAACTGGCAAAGCTTTGGGATTCCTTTTATCCTAAAATGTTGTGTTAACCAAAAACAGTTAACTCTATATCTTTTTAATGTAAGCAAGTCTTGCTTGAAAACATTCGGCCCTATTTTGCTTAGCGGTAATTTATCGCAAGATCGAAAAAAAATTCACAAATTAGCAGATGTTCTTCATAAAAATCTGTTTTCTATAGAAGGCATTGCTAACACCAAAATTTTATTCTCTCAAAAAACCCCTCGCAAAGAATCAGGAAAATGGATCTCTGAAATTTGGGAATGCGATTGGGATGGAGCCAATGCGTGTCAAATCACCACAGAAAAAACCTATTGCATCAGTCCTGTTTTATTACCTAAAGCAGAAAGCTCTTCCAAAGAAGGCTTCTTTTTTGTTTCCTATAAAACAGGTCAACCTAAAATTTATTTTCAATCTTCAAAAATAGATAAAGCTAAACGAGTTAGTCATTTAAGAGGAAATCAATTATTACCTGCTGTTTCTACCCAAAGAGATAAAATTGCCTTCATCTCTGATGCAAGTGGCCGTGTGGATCTATTTCTACAAGCATTTTCACCAGAGACAGGTAAAATAGAAAAACCAGTTCAAATCTATTCACACCCACATGCAGTGCAAGCCTCTCCCACATTTAATCCAGATGGTTCTAAAATTGCCTTTGCTTCCAATAAAGATGGCGGAACGCGGATTTTTGTCATCCCCGTAACCTCTGATAAAAAACGCCCTCATGCTGTTATGATCACTAAAAAAAACCGAGAAAATTCTTGTCCATCTTGGTCCCCTGATGGTACAAAATTAGCCTATAGTGCTAAAACAAATGGTATACGACAAATATGGATTTACGATTTTGAAAAAAATGAAGAGTGGCAACTAACCTCAGGACCTGGTAATAAAGAAAATCCTTTTTGGGCTCCAAATAGTAACCATATTGTTTTTAACTCTACACAAGATTGCAACTCTGAAATTTACGTTGTTAATTTAAACCAACCTCAAGCTATTAAAATCAGTCGAGGTCTTGGGAAAAAACACTACCCTACTTGGGGACTTTAA
- a CDS encoding response regulator transcription factor, whose translation MSHKKRILLIEDEEDIAALIKLQAEASGYKMHVEVDGINGYRAIEREKPDLVILDIMLPGQNGFDVCRKMKANPDLRGIPVIILTAKSEELDMILGLELGADDYVPKPFSPKVLFSRIKAVLRRAKEPEKAPKIITFGEFSLEVDRYLLRKGDKVITITLSEFGILRRLLTNRGKVLTRNQLLDDIHNDDAFIVDRNIDVHIASLRKKLGPNFDWIETVRGVGYRFRE comes from the coding sequence ATGAGTCACAAAAAAAGAATCTTGCTAATCGAAGACGAAGAAGATATTGCAGCGCTAATCAAGTTACAAGCAGAAGCATCCGGATACAAGATGCATGTTGAAGTAGATGGAATAAACGGTTACCGCGCTATTGAAAGAGAAAAACCAGATCTAGTCATTCTCGATATCATGCTACCCGGACAAAACGGCTTTGACGTATGTCGTAAAATGAAAGCAAACCCCGATTTACGTGGTATTCCCGTCATCATTTTAACAGCTAAATCAGAAGAGTTAGATATGATTTTAGGCTTAGAACTAGGCGCTGATGATTATGTACCTAAACCCTTTTCTCCTAAAGTGCTTTTCTCCCGTATTAAAGCTGTTTTACGCCGTGCTAAAGAACCTGAAAAGGCACCAAAAATCATTACCTTTGGAGAATTCTCTCTTGAAGTAGACCGCTATTTACTCCGCAAAGGAGATAAAGTAATCACTATTACTTTATCTGAATTTGGCATTCTACGTCGCCTTCTTACAAACCGCGGTAAAGTTTTAACACGCAATCAATTACTCGACGACATCCATAATGATGATGCTTTTATCGTCGATCGGAACATAGATGTACACATCGCATCTTTGCGCAAAAAACTAGGTCCTAATTTTGATTGGATAGAAACCGTACGCGGTGTAGGGTATCGTTTCCGAGAGTAA
- a CDS encoding OmpA family protein: MNKKTIIGILSCTCFLTGCVGNRFSVWKDSLISSNYKKTNNLWEDANDPYDYLLGPMEEEFIALNEEDLQQQFNEAAIPPPKNDPGEGRLPGIEGFSCPKGFETEIFKILYFNTDKDTLEGKNYYQIIDQISQYLKKNPQLFIFVEGHCDDRGPEQYNLSLGARRANYIRSMLVQKGVHPERIHTVSYGKEKPAIRERSKEAWAKNRRAEFKIYNPF, translated from the coding sequence ATGAACAAAAAAACCATTATAGGAATCTTGAGCTGCACTTGTTTTTTAACAGGGTGTGTGGGCAACAGGTTCTCTGTCTGGAAAGACAGTTTGATATCCAGTAACTATAAAAAGACAAATAACTTATGGGAGGATGCAAATGATCCTTATGACTATCTTCTAGGTCCCATGGAGGAGGAGTTTATTGCATTAAATGAAGAAGATCTGCAGCAACAGTTTAATGAAGCGGCTATTCCCCCTCCTAAAAACGATCCTGGAGAAGGACGGTTACCTGGAATTGAAGGATTTAGTTGTCCTAAAGGATTTGAAACAGAAATTTTTAAAATTCTTTATTTTAATACAGATAAAGACACACTTGAAGGGAAAAACTACTACCAAATCATCGATCAAATTTCACAATACCTCAAGAAAAATCCTCAGTTGTTTATTTTTGTTGAAGGACATTGTGATGATAGAGGCCCAGAGCAATATAACCTCTCTCTTGGAGCTAGGCGAGCCAACTATATTCGTTCCATGCTTGTCCAAAAAGGTGTTCATCCAGAAAGGATCCATACCGTTTCCTATGGAAAAGAAAAACCCGCTATTCGAGAACGTAGCAAAGAAGCCTGGGCCAAAAATAGACGCGCGGAATTCAAAATTTACAATCCCTTTTAA
- a CDS encoding LysM peptidoglycan-binding domain-containing protein, with protein MYILLLAYTLITTFCYGKTREYVPSSYELQLEIADLKHQIRTFEVDMQLMEEKIDAQKTPEFIDCKALQSRIQTQENTIDKLSSEIKVLKKDTQQLLEHLNKVNTQLITHEKGLQNISELKNTLADLLKKIHSSTTKIKVKSYKVQVGDSLEKIARLHHISVEALKANNKLIKDTIFPGQELQIPHDTK; from the coding sequence ATGTATATTCTTTTGCTTGCATATACACTCATAACCACTTTTTGCTACGGGAAAACACGCGAATATGTTCCCTCTTCTTATGAACTGCAATTAGAAATAGCAGATTTAAAGCATCAAATCCGTACATTTGAGGTTGATATGCAATTAATGGAAGAAAAAATAGACGCACAAAAAACTCCTGAATTCATTGATTGCAAAGCACTTCAATCACGTATTCAGACGCAAGAAAATACAATAGATAAACTCTCTTCTGAGATAAAAGTCCTTAAAAAAGATACACAGCAACTCTTAGAACATCTAAATAAAGTAAACACACAATTAATCACTCATGAAAAGGGATTGCAAAATATTTCTGAGTTAAAAAATACACTAGCCGACCTGCTTAAAAAAATACATTCCTCTACAACAAAAATAAAAGTAAAATCTTATAAAGTTCAAGTAGGAGACTCCTTGGAAAAAATCGCTAGGCTTCACCATATATCAGTTGAAGCGCTTAAAGCAAATAATAAACTGATTAAAGACACCATATTTCCTGGACAGGAGCTACAAATTCCCCATGACACAAAGTGA
- a CDS encoding NFACT RNA binding domain-containing protein, whose amino-acid sequence MLSYSEMLSLLPEIKTGILGKNLIKFMQINPTSYVFVFSNIQLLICVQKPFSCFHLTNKKHQIYPSVFADQVNKILRERACVEVFLLSEDRILTLRFEQFYFIAELMYHHPILAVTDSLFAIMLSNKPTSSHYKKPLVKPAIHHAPTFVTSKEIEERYQLLEKQALLASHHKKISNQLFKLEKQLQKYQKEYCQAKDWQVLQNETELLKSHLYQITPGMKSIQVMNWEDQSFIEIALDPSMSIQKQLQARFKEVRKRKKRLSLYPSFIEEIHQKVRILQKELSNPNVELSYQKPSLKKERNKACDFHTFIDKEYTILVGKNAKGNEKLTFTIAKGNDTWLHITPMAGSHVIIKAKQVNEVILQDAMQLALYFSQARKQNQAEVLITEVKYVSRTKTTGKVLVSKHRTKKVQLDLNRVKELLKKRF is encoded by the coding sequence ATGTTGAGTTACTCAGAGATGCTTTCTCTTCTTCCTGAAATTAAAACAGGAATTTTAGGTAAAAACCTAATAAAGTTTATGCAAATTAATCCTACAAGCTATGTGTTTGTATTTAGTAATATTCAGTTACTGATCTGTGTGCAAAAACCTTTTAGTTGCTTTCATCTCACAAATAAAAAGCATCAAATTTATCCTTCTGTTTTTGCAGATCAAGTAAATAAAATCTTAAGAGAAAGAGCCTGTGTGGAAGTTTTTCTGCTCTCAGAAGATCGCATTCTTACTCTAAGATTTGAACAGTTCTATTTTATCGCAGAGCTCATGTACCATCATCCGATTCTAGCTGTTACAGATTCGTTATTTGCTATTATGCTTAGCAACAAACCCACTTCTTCTCATTATAAAAAACCCCTTGTAAAACCTGCTATCCATCATGCTCCTACTTTTGTCACCAGTAAGGAAATAGAAGAGCGTTATCAGTTATTAGAAAAACAAGCTCTACTCGCGTCACATCACAAAAAAATATCTAATCAATTGTTTAAACTAGAAAAACAACTGCAAAAGTATCAGAAGGAATATTGTCAAGCAAAGGACTGGCAGGTTTTACAAAACGAAACAGAACTATTAAAAAGCCATTTGTACCAAATAACCCCTGGTATGAAAAGCATACAAGTCATGAATTGGGAAGACCAATCTTTCATAGAAATAGCTTTAGATCCGAGTATGTCTATACAAAAGCAATTACAGGCGCGCTTTAAAGAGGTACGCAAAAGGAAAAAAAGATTGAGCCTCTATCCTTCGTTTATAGAAGAGATTCATCAGAAAGTGCGTATACTTCAGAAAGAACTATCCAACCCAAATGTAGAGCTATCTTACCAAAAACCTTCTCTAAAAAAAGAACGTAATAAAGCTTGTGATTTTCACACTTTTATAGACAAGGAATACACCATTTTAGTTGGAAAAAATGCTAAGGGAAATGAGAAATTAACTTTTACGATAGCAAAGGGTAATGATACCTGGTTACATATAACTCCCATGGCAGGCTCTCATGTGATTATTAAAGCCAAACAAGTCAATGAGGTCATTTTGCAAGATGCTATGCAATTAGCTCTGTACTTTAGTCAAGCTCGTAAGCAAAACCAAGCCGAGGTATTGATTACAGAAGTTAAATATGTGAGTCGTACTAAAACGACAGGAAAAGTGCTTGTCAGTAAGCATAGAACGAAAAAAGTACAATTAGATCTGAATAGAGTCAAAGAGCTGCTAAAAAAACGGTTTTAA
- the murI gene encoding glutamate racemase has protein sequence MTQSDISQKKIGIFDSGLGGLNVMQAISTCLPHENITYFGDTAHLPYGNKSIELITTYVLESIDFLLSQDIKLLIIACHTACAACLEIIRSIVNVPIIAIIEQAIEEIIETNPNESIVVLGTRATIASGTYQKQLYTKLPNVSLSCVACPLFVPLIEEGYFDHPITQLAVAEYLSPLTEESIDAILLGCTHYPLIQSLIRQYVGNKIPLLDPASRCAQTTRQLLSKLDLLNQQTAPAKYQFFVSQDPERFSALSKRFFHYPIEKTSPLIMTQVHKKREKNLVSLLELKNKLNLSIAK, from the coding sequence ATGACACAAAGTGATATAAGTCAAAAAAAAATAGGTATTTTTGACTCTGGATTAGGAGGTCTTAACGTAATGCAAGCAATTTCTACGTGCTTGCCGCATGAAAATATCACATATTTCGGAGATACCGCCCACCTTCCTTATGGGAATAAAAGCATTGAGCTAATTACGACCTACGTCTTAGAAAGCATAGATTTTTTACTCTCTCAAGATATTAAATTGTTAATTATTGCTTGCCATACCGCTTGTGCTGCTTGTTTAGAGATCATTCGTAGCATTGTCAATGTACCCATTATAGCTATAATAGAACAAGCCATAGAAGAAATTATCGAAACCAACCCTAATGAATCGATTGTTGTTTTAGGAACAAGGGCTACAATTGCATCTGGAACTTATCAAAAACAACTATATACCAAATTGCCTAATGTCTCTTTATCTTGTGTTGCATGTCCTTTATTTGTTCCCTTAATCGAAGAAGGATATTTTGATCATCCAATCACTCAATTAGCAGTGGCAGAATATCTCTCCCCTCTTACAGAAGAATCGATTGATGCGATATTGCTTGGATGTACGCATTATCCTCTTATTCAATCTCTCATTCGACAGTATGTGGGGAATAAAATTCCCTTATTAGATCCAGCAAGTAGATGTGCCCAAACAACAAGACAGCTTCTATCTAAACTAGATTTATTAAACCAGCAAACAGCTCCCGCCAAGTATCAGTTTTTTGTATCGCAAGATCCAGAGAGATTTTCCGCGTTAAGCAAACGATTTTTCCACTACCCTATCGAAAAAACATCACCACTCATCATGACCCAAGTACATAAAAAGCGTGAAAAAAATTTAGTTTCTCTGCTTGAATTAAAAAACAAACTTAATTTATCCATTGCTAAATGA